Proteins encoded by one window of Paenibacillus sp. DCT19:
- a CDS encoding LysM peptidoglycan-binding domain-containing protein — MEFTLKDGTTSFQFPVNPEELNISRTKGYETIQMLEHGEFDFAQGERVKEITFSSFFPKEYDASYCTYADIPDPRVAMNILNTFLVSKKPLRFIITNTGVNVPVYLVSHNTTFRGGESGDIYFDLTMRTWRDSKVEKTSAKTAGQAGKTNTRTDLKKTNKTYIVKSGDSLSKIAKLELGSSSKWNEIYKLNVKTIGSDPNRIKPGQKLVMP, encoded by the coding sequence ATTGAGTTTACGTTAAAAGACGGAACAACATCATTTCAATTCCCTGTAAATCCGGAAGAACTGAATATTTCCCGTACCAAAGGGTATGAGACGATTCAGATGCTGGAGCATGGTGAGTTTGATTTTGCACAGGGAGAGAGGGTGAAGGAGATCACCTTCTCTTCTTTTTTTCCCAAAGAATACGATGCATCCTACTGCACGTATGCAGATATCCCTGATCCACGTGTAGCGATGAACATACTGAATACATTTCTGGTATCGAAGAAACCGCTGCGCTTCATTATTACGAACACAGGTGTGAATGTGCCTGTCTATCTCGTGTCTCACAATACGACCTTTCGGGGTGGGGAGAGTGGGGATATTTATTTTGACCTCACCATGCGTACTTGGAGGGACTCGAAGGTAGAGAAGACGAGTGCGAAGACAGCAGGCCAGGCAGGCAAGACGAATACTCGCACCGATCTGAAGAAAACAAACAAGACGTACATCGTTAAATCTGGAGATTCGCTATCCAAAATAGCCAAGCTGGAGCTTGGGAGCAGTTCCAAATGGAACGAGATCTACAAGCTCAATGTGAAGACCATCGGCAGTGATCCGAACCGGATCAAGCCTGGACAGAAGCTGGTGATGCCGTGA
- a CDS encoding phage portal protein — MTYQVIIDDQYDVTKLVETITLKDSLEQIAYQANIRLAVSASSGLPSISPGMPVRISGVPFGEKSKVPLVHPAVIWEVESSNSGTKRLSLTVYDRMIYLEKSEDEFLLPKDQTATQRLKKYAKEWKIPCATLPDTKTKLGKAVYRAQTIFSMMFADLKETAKSGGDMYHPRMTSGGLQLYKVGSNTKVHELDRLIDLTQMRTLEGAVTKVKVMAASESGSGKEVPSKVLAIEQDGVAELGTLQKLVEDDQVKTAAAAKKLAKSRLAGIQETFTVTAPDINTIRAGDAVLLKGLKLIVMSVSRDLSGAGTMTLELATAEMVRRRVYLE, encoded by the coding sequence GTGACATATCAAGTCATCATTGACGACCAATATGACGTGACCAAACTGGTGGAGACGATTACGCTGAAGGATTCGCTCGAACAGATTGCCTATCAGGCCAACATCCGGCTGGCGGTGTCTGCATCTTCAGGTCTACCTTCGATATCACCGGGAATGCCGGTGCGGATCAGCGGGGTTCCTTTTGGCGAAAAATCGAAGGTTCCTTTAGTGCATCCAGCCGTCATCTGGGAGGTCGAAAGCTCCAATAGTGGCACGAAGCGATTGTCTCTCACGGTGTACGACCGAATGATCTATTTGGAGAAGTCAGAGGATGAGTTCCTGTTACCGAAGGATCAGACCGCGACGCAGCGGCTCAAAAAGTACGCTAAGGAATGGAAAATTCCCTGTGCCACGCTGCCAGATACGAAAACCAAGCTCGGTAAGGCGGTGTATCGGGCGCAGACGATTTTCTCGATGATGTTTGCCGATCTGAAGGAAACCGCGAAGTCAGGTGGAGACATGTATCATCCTCGGATGACTTCTGGGGGATTACAGCTCTATAAGGTTGGCAGTAACACGAAGGTGCACGAGCTGGATCGGCTCATCGATCTGACTCAGATGCGGACGCTCGAAGGTGCTGTTACAAAGGTAAAAGTCATGGCGGCTTCGGAGTCGGGGAGCGGGAAAGAGGTTCCCTCTAAAGTACTCGCCATTGAGCAGGATGGTGTAGCTGAACTCGGTACATTGCAAAAGTTGGTCGAGGACGACCAAGTGAAAACAGCCGCCGCCGCTAAGAAACTGGCGAAGAGTCGTCTGGCTGGGATTCAGGAGACATTTACCGTAACTGCGCCAGATATCAATACCATTCGAGCCGGGGATGCCGTGTTATTGAAAGGACTGAAGCTGATCGTCATGTCGGTGAGCCGTGATCTATCTGGAGCTGGAACGATGACGTTGGAACTAGCTACGGCGGAGATGGTGAGAAGGAGGGTTTACCTTGAATAA
- a CDS encoding DUF2634 domain-containing protein codes for MPSLFPDRGVVWGDEEDLSGTASEEVTFGRSWRFDYGTGDFVLTPSGKVAVADAHEAWVQWCIKAVKTPRYRHVIYSRNYGSELEDLIGQGDRRGVMESEIARMVSETLLADPRTESVDQFTFNWNLEQCMFSCRVASVQEEMFILESEVI; via the coding sequence ATGCCTAGTCTGTTTCCTGATCGAGGCGTGGTCTGGGGAGATGAGGAGGATCTGTCGGGTACGGCTTCGGAAGAGGTGACGTTTGGACGGAGCTGGCGATTCGACTATGGTACGGGGGATTTTGTGCTGACTCCGAGTGGGAAGGTCGCTGTGGCAGATGCTCATGAGGCCTGGGTGCAGTGGTGCATCAAAGCGGTCAAAACACCTCGGTACCGGCATGTGATCTATTCTCGGAACTATGGCTCCGAGCTTGAGGATCTGATCGGGCAGGGGGATCGCCGGGGTGTGATGGAAAGTGAGATCGCTCGTATGGTGAGTGAGACGTTACTGGCAGATCCGCGCACTGAATCGGTAGATCAGTTCACATTCAATTGGAACCTTGAGCAATGTATGTTTTCTTGTCGGGTGGCGAGTGTGCAGGAAGAGATGTTTATTTTGGAAAGTGAGGTGATCTGA
- a CDS encoding baseplate J/gp47 family protein, with protein sequence MAEMPRYLEDQTEEQIMQRMLDRLPADLDKSEGSFLWDAEAPVAFMLSEAALWAQELLRRGFASTAASSDPNFRSEELDLRAGEHGIVRRAAVVAQGVVRFVGTPGKVVTAGTVVSTLADEVSGEASLEYETVARLELGEDGSGMVGVRALVAGKESNVPAGTVTVLSTPMSGVTSVTNVDVIKGGADIEADTALLERFYAKVRNQGTSGNKAQYVQWASEVPGVGATRVIPLWQGPGSVGLYLLDTDKRAAGSDLVTTVQKYVDPTQDGQGEGVAPAGPVVTVMPAEEVPMNIQVKLTLASDTTLADVRKLIERGVTAYLKQLAFADPLVRYTRIAAILLDIPPIIDYSELTVNGVSDQNIEMTASQVAVLGTVDVHE encoded by the coding sequence ATGGCTGAGATGCCACGTTATTTGGAAGATCAGACCGAGGAACAGATTATGCAGCGCATGCTGGATCGGTTGCCCGCGGATCTGGATAAGTCAGAGGGTTCTTTCTTGTGGGATGCAGAGGCTCCGGTAGCGTTCATGTTATCTGAGGCCGCGCTCTGGGCACAGGAATTGTTACGGCGTGGATTCGCGAGTACGGCTGCGAGCAGTGATCCGAATTTCCGTTCAGAGGAGCTGGATTTACGTGCTGGAGAGCATGGCATTGTTCGGCGGGCTGCGGTGGTGGCGCAAGGTGTAGTCAGATTCGTGGGTACTCCGGGGAAAGTGGTGACAGCAGGTACGGTGGTTTCGACCCTCGCCGATGAAGTGTCGGGGGAAGCCTCGCTAGAATATGAAACGGTTGCCCGTTTGGAGCTAGGTGAAGATGGTTCTGGCATGGTCGGTGTACGAGCACTCGTTGCGGGAAAAGAAAGCAATGTGCCAGCAGGTACGGTAACCGTGCTGTCTACACCAATGAGCGGCGTGACTTCCGTTACAAACGTGGATGTAATCAAGGGCGGAGCGGATATTGAAGCAGATACTGCTTTGCTAGAACGTTTCTATGCCAAAGTCCGCAATCAGGGAACCAGTGGTAACAAAGCTCAATATGTACAGTGGGCAAGCGAAGTTCCGGGCGTTGGAGCGACGCGAGTTATTCCGCTTTGGCAGGGGCCGGGCAGTGTGGGGCTGTATTTGCTGGATACGGACAAGCGAGCTGCGGGCAGTGATCTGGTGACAACCGTGCAGAAATACGTAGATCCAACACAGGATGGACAAGGTGAAGGCGTTGCACCCGCGGGGCCTGTAGTAACCGTCATGCCGGCAGAGGAAGTGCCGATGAACATTCAGGTGAAGCTGACACTGGCGAGTGATACCACGCTAGCCGATGTGAGGAAGTTAATCGAACGCGGGGTGACCGCGTATCTGAAGCAGCTTGCTTTTGCCGATCCGCTCGTTCGTTACACACGTATTGCTGCTATCCTGCTCGACATTCCGCCGATTATCGACTATTCGGAACTTACAGTAAATGGTGTGAGTGACCAGAATATCGAGATGACGGCAAGTCAGGTTGCGGTGTTGGGAACGGTGGATGTGCATGAATAG
- a CDS encoding YmfQ family protein: MSNPSTMSVKLTSPKGRELFSYLPSYYETSRVMRADMQSKGTEIDLLYEALDETFHQFFVRTATWGLGYWEQELGIETDRLKPVEQRRAVVESKLRGAGKFSGRLVANVAEAYAGGKVDVTFQPEAWSFTVSFVDTMGIPPNIDDLKRAIDELKPAHMAVEYEYRYLIWDDLDNKQVTWDELDAASLTWNELEVWA, translated from the coding sequence ATGAGTAATCCTTCTACGATGAGTGTGAAGCTGACAAGCCCGAAGGGGCGGGAGCTTTTCTCGTATTTGCCCAGTTATTATGAGACTTCACGGGTGATGCGAGCTGATATGCAGTCCAAAGGTACCGAGATAGATCTGCTGTATGAGGCACTGGATGAGACGTTTCATCAATTTTTTGTCCGTACTGCAACATGGGGATTAGGCTACTGGGAGCAAGAACTGGGCATTGAGACAGATCGTCTCAAACCTGTGGAACAACGGCGTGCTGTCGTAGAATCGAAGCTGCGTGGTGCAGGGAAGTTCTCGGGTAGGCTTGTTGCCAACGTGGCCGAAGCGTATGCCGGGGGCAAGGTAGATGTGACGTTTCAGCCGGAAGCGTGGAGCTTTACGGTAAGCTTTGTGGATACGATGGGCATTCCGCCCAATATTGATGACCTCAAGCGAGCAATTGATGAGCTGAAGCCAGCACATATGGCTGTGGAGTACGAGTATCGCTATCTAATCTGGGATGATCTGGACAACAAACAGGTCACCTGGGATGAACTAGACGCCGCGTCCCTGACGTGGAACGAACTGGAGGTGTGGGCATAA
- a CDS encoding pyocin knob domain-containing protein, giving the protein MPKETDRLKLPLPLGNESVTRESINGIFEKIDAGVATREDLDTLREAVSEDRLAAQKYVDDKTWQKYKITEDNGRLIYKPNADLNKLVEPGFYYRNGSTGTPSNTPESSISWFVEVYMYAPTIILQRATQANTSKVFTRQTDGAGNWSAWVLQTPKRNVWGAIM; this is encoded by the coding sequence ATGCCAAAAGAAACCGATCGATTGAAGTTACCCTTGCCGCTGGGAAATGAGAGTGTAACCCGGGAGAGTATTAATGGGATTTTTGAGAAGATTGATGCAGGTGTGGCGACACGCGAGGATTTGGATACGCTACGTGAAGCGGTGAGTGAAGATAGATTAGCGGCTCAAAAATATGTGGATGATAAGACTTGGCAGAAATACAAGATTACAGAGGATAACGGTAGGCTCATTTACAAGCCTAACGCTGATCTTAATAAATTAGTCGAACCTGGATTTTATTACAGAAATGGATCAACTGGAACACCATCAAATACGCCAGAATCATCAATCTCTTGGTTCGTGGAAGTGTACATGTATGCTCCTACCATCATTTTACAAAGAGCCACACAAGCGAATACGTCAAAAGTTTTTACTAGACAAACAGACGGTGCAGGAAATTGGAGTGCGTGGGTATTGCAAACACCAAAACGTAACGTTTGGGGGGCGATTATGTAA
- a CDS encoding holin family protein translates to MPLTWSRGCHIEKKGGGSELETVGKWLVAFWSMTASYFFGGWSGVLGVLLVFVALDYMTGFAAAAMTGTLKSNTGLFGIARKVFIFAMVSVAHLVDGVLGDGHLFRDAVAFFYIANELLSIIENGGKLGAPIPPAIRQAIEVLKGKGGAGDHPGNLPFKSNESFAQTDDDSDVQKKKDKK, encoded by the coding sequence ATGCCCCTGACGTGGTCAAGGGGGTGTCATATTGAAAAGAAGGGAGGGGGAAGTGAGTTGGAGACGGTAGGTAAATGGCTTGTGGCTTTTTGGAGCATGACAGCCTCATACTTCTTTGGTGGTTGGTCGGGTGTGTTGGGTGTATTGCTAGTTTTTGTGGCATTGGACTATATGACAGGTTTTGCAGCGGCAGCTATGACAGGCACGCTTAAGAGCAACACAGGATTGTTCGGCATTGCCCGAAAGGTATTTATTTTTGCAATGGTATCGGTGGCTCATCTGGTGGACGGTGTTCTGGGAGACGGACATTTGTTCAGGGATGCGGTCGCCTTTTTTTATATCGCGAATGAGTTGTTGTCTATTATTGAAAATGGTGGCAAGCTGGGCGCGCCCATTCCACCTGCGATTCGACAGGCGATTGAAGTACTCAAGGGTAAGGGAGGTGCCGGGGATCACCCCGGTAACCTCCCTTTTAAGTCTAATGAATCTTTTGCTCAAACGGATGATGATAGTGACGTACAAAAGAAAAAAGATAAAAAGTAA
- a CDS encoding glycoside hydrolase family 25 protein encodes MQTRTPGNTQGIDVSRYQGTIDWAKVKASGMTFVFIKATEGRTYTDPNFQQNVAGALAAGMLVGTYHFFRGTSTEIAKAEAAHYVNTLQKIGGAKALQLPPVMDYENNPGNLSRAQMNTVAKAFLTELQRLTGIKPIIYTGNSFAGNFDASLGTYDLWIARYSNTRVPDDQPAWKRWTFWQYTDSGKVNGIAGNVDMNEFEGTAAQLRARYAPATTPPNPPKPTEPTNPPNPAEPPKGGEPMTTEEKAAFDALKAQVERLQARQQMEVPVWAKAAVDAALAYDSKNPLFSIDNGASYDFYRFITVMYRRGLFKK; translated from the coding sequence ATGCAAACGAGAACGCCAGGTAACACACAGGGCATTGACGTCTCCCGTTACCAGGGCACGATTGATTGGGCCAAAGTTAAGGCAAGTGGCATGACATTTGTGTTCATCAAGGCAACGGAGGGACGAACGTATACCGATCCAAATTTTCAGCAAAATGTGGCTGGTGCACTTGCGGCTGGCATGCTGGTGGGGACGTATCATTTTTTTCGTGGAACCTCTACAGAGATCGCCAAAGCAGAAGCTGCGCATTATGTGAACACTTTGCAGAAGATTGGGGGTGCGAAGGCATTACAATTACCTCCTGTCATGGACTACGAGAATAACCCCGGTAATTTGAGCAGAGCGCAGATGAACACTGTAGCCAAAGCCTTTTTAACCGAATTACAACGTCTTACTGGCATAAAACCAATTATATATACGGGCAATTCATTTGCTGGAAATTTTGATGCCTCGCTAGGTACGTATGATCTATGGATCGCGCGTTACAGCAACACACGGGTGCCGGATGACCAGCCTGCTTGGAAACGTTGGACGTTCTGGCAGTACACGGACTCAGGTAAGGTGAATGGCATTGCGGGCAATGTCGACATGAACGAGTTTGAAGGGACGGCAGCGCAGCTACGAGCCAGATATGCACCTGCAACGACACCTCCTAATCCTCCTAAACCGACAGAACCCACGAATCCGCCGAACCCAGCCGAACCACCGAAAGGGGGCGAACCGATGACAACCGAAGAGAAAGCAGCGTTTGATGCGTTGAAGGCACAGGTGGAGAGACTACAGGCACGCCAGCAAATGGAGGTTCCGGTATGGGCCAAAGCGGCTGTAGATGCAGCACTAGCCTATGATTCGAAGAACCCACTGTTCAGTATTGATAACGGAGCAAGTTACGATTTTTATCGTTTTATCACGGTTATGTACCGTAGAGGTTTGTTTAAAAAGTAA
- a CDS encoding YcxB family protein gives MKLQFNLSFDDLIDLQKNVISKSKHHRKVKYILLSAFPISLLFLNLIFQRPVSLVIIGTILLWIIVFPSLYKKLTLFSIVRMMKKQNLNGVLGPNTMLLDEQGITRTTKNNQNFLAWNQFVVVREDEKHYYLHVSDLQAMILSKRALEDDRTKEAFQRYYDSYFVPLLEKQN, from the coding sequence GTGAAGCTGCAGTTCAACCTATCCTTTGACGATCTAATCGACCTACAGAAAAATGTGATCTCAAAATCCAAGCATCATCGTAAGGTAAAATATATTTTACTCTCTGCGTTTCCTATTTCTTTGTTATTTTTAAATCTCATTTTTCAGCGACCCGTTTCACTTGTGATTATTGGAACCATTCTACTATGGATCATCGTTTTCCCTAGCCTATACAAAAAATTAACACTCTTCTCCATAGTTCGGATGATGAAAAAACAGAATTTAAATGGCGTCCTTGGCCCTAATACGATGTTGTTAGATGAGCAAGGCATCACGCGAACGACGAAGAACAATCAAAATTTCTTGGCATGGAATCAGTTTGTCGTTGTACGGGAAGATGAGAAGCACTACTATCTACACGTTTCTGATTTACAAGCGATGATTCTATCCAAAAGGGCATTAGAAGATGATCGCACCAAAGAAGCATTTCAGCGGTACTATGATTCGTATTTTGTGCCTTTGTTGGAGAAACAGAATTAA
- a CDS encoding ABC transporter substrate-binding protein: MRKKWLSGLMVMAMSTVLVLSGCSSQEGTNTPAPAEGNDPPTEEIAAQDTMIMGRGGDSVALDPAIVTDGESLKIGHQVFDSLLDYKEGGTEVIPGLAESWEISADGLKYEFKLKSGVKFHDGTDFNAEAVVFNFNRWSDPASEYKFEGDSFDYYDSMFGPEDGRVIKEVKAIDETTVEFTLNQPQAPFLQNIAMTPFGIASPTAIQEKKENFKTDPVGTGPFVFKEWKRNDSITLEKNPTYWKEGLPKLNKVIVRSIPDNTARFNALQNGEIDVMEDLNPDDLSILESNADLQKIERPPFNVAYIGFNFKKKPFDDVKVRQALNHAVNKQGIIDAFFAGQAQPAVNPMPPTLWGYNDSIEDYPYDLEKAKALLAEAGFPDGLPDPVTFYAMPVSRPYMPDGRKVAEAIQADFEKIGVKTNIESPEWATYLDDAKAGEKDDIYMLGWTGDNGDPDNFLYTLLDKDAIPGNNRSFYVNEELHVLLTDAQKETDQDKRAELYEQAQVIIKEDAPWIPLVHTTPILAGSAKLKGFVPSPLGSESYAGAYFEE, translated from the coding sequence ATGAGAAAAAAATGGTTGTCCGGTTTGATGGTTATGGCAATGAGTACGGTTTTGGTTTTATCAGGTTGCTCTAGCCAGGAGGGGACGAACACGCCTGCTCCAGCAGAAGGTAACGATCCACCAACGGAGGAAATAGCAGCGCAGGATACGATGATTATGGGACGAGGTGGAGACTCCGTTGCTCTAGATCCGGCCATTGTAACTGATGGTGAATCCCTCAAGATTGGACATCAGGTATTTGATTCATTGCTTGATTATAAGGAAGGTGGAACAGAGGTTATCCCTGGACTTGCGGAGAGCTGGGAGATTTCGGCGGATGGACTTAAGTACGAGTTCAAGCTGAAGTCTGGTGTGAAATTCCATGACGGAACTGACTTTAACGCCGAGGCTGTTGTATTCAACTTCAATCGTTGGAGTGATCCTGCGAGTGAGTATAAATTTGAAGGTGATTCCTTCGATTATTACGATTCCATGTTTGGCCCAGAGGATGGACGCGTGATTAAGGAAGTGAAGGCGATTGACGAGACTACGGTGGAGTTCACATTGAACCAACCACAAGCGCCTTTCCTGCAAAATATCGCGATGACGCCATTCGGCATTGCTAGCCCAACCGCCATTCAGGAGAAGAAGGAAAACTTCAAAACCGATCCTGTAGGCACCGGTCCTTTTGTATTCAAAGAGTGGAAGCGGAATGACTCCATTACACTGGAGAAAAATCCAACCTACTGGAAAGAAGGATTGCCGAAGCTGAACAAAGTTATTGTTCGCTCCATTCCAGATAATACAGCTCGTTTCAACGCTTTGCAGAACGGCGAGATCGATGTGATGGAGGATCTGAATCCGGATGATCTGTCGATTCTGGAGTCGAATGCTGACCTGCAGAAGATTGAACGTCCACCATTCAACGTGGCGTATATCGGTTTTAACTTTAAGAAGAAACCCTTTGATGATGTAAAAGTGAGACAGGCGCTGAACCATGCGGTGAACAAACAAGGCATTATTGATGCGTTCTTTGCTGGACAAGCTCAGCCTGCGGTCAACCCGATGCCACCAACATTATGGGGATACAACGATAGTATTGAGGATTACCCGTATGACTTGGAGAAAGCAAAAGCATTGCTTGCCGAAGCCGGCTTCCCTGACGGATTGCCAGATCCGGTGACCTTCTATGCGATGCCAGTATCTCGTCCGTACATGCCTGATGGTAGAAAAGTTGCTGAAGCGATCCAAGCCGATTTTGAGAAAATTGGAGTAAAGACTAACATTGAATCTCCCGAGTGGGCGACGTATCTAGATGATGCCAAAGCCGGGGAGAAGGACGATATCTATATGCTCGGTTGGACGGGTGATAATGGTGACCCAGATAACTTCTTGTACACGTTGCTGGATAAAGATGCAATCCCAGGTAACAACCGTAGCTTCTATGTCAACGAGGAGCTGCATGTGTTGCTGACGGACGCACAGAAGGAAACGGATCAGGATAAACGGGCAGAATTGTATGAGCAGGCTCAAGTCATTATTAAGGAAGACGCACCATGGATTCCGCTTGTGCATACCACGCCAATTCTCGCAGGTAGTGCGAAGTTGAAAGGCTTTGTTCCTTCGCCGCTGGGTAGCGAATCCTATGCAGGTGCCTATTTCGAGGAATAG
- the nikC gene encoding nickel transporter permease produces MAKLSTNTGASVDVATKSTSGPWREAWRTFRKNRLALAGLVIIVFFILIAFIAPYISPYDYKEQVLTDRLQAPSADHWFGTDDLGRDVFSRVLHGARISLWVGFFSVIGSIIAGALLGLVAGFYGKWVDMFISRLFDILLAFPGILLAIAIVAILGPSLQNALLAIAIVNIPTYGRLVRSRVLSLRQEEFVTSARTLGAGNARILFRHILPNSLTPLIVQGTLGIGTAIIEAAALGFLGMGAQPPDPEWGKMLSDSRQFIQKAPWTLIFPGLSIMLTVLGFNLLGDGLRDTLDPKMAKK; encoded by the coding sequence ATGGCCAAATTATCGACGAATACGGGCGCTTCCGTGGATGTTGCAACCAAATCGACTTCAGGCCCATGGCGGGAGGCTTGGAGAACATTTCGTAAAAATCGGCTAGCGCTTGCCGGGCTGGTCATCATTGTATTTTTCATCCTGATCGCCTTCATTGCACCTTATATTTCACCTTATGACTACAAAGAGCAGGTTCTTACAGATCGACTGCAAGCTCCATCGGCAGATCATTGGTTTGGCACGGATGATCTCGGACGGGATGTGTTCTCCCGAGTGTTGCATGGGGCAAGAATTTCGTTATGGGTCGGCTTTTTCTCCGTCATCGGTTCGATTATTGCTGGCGCATTGTTAGGGCTGGTTGCCGGATTTTATGGCAAATGGGTGGATATGTTTATCTCACGTCTGTTTGATATCTTGCTTGCCTTTCCAGGCATTCTCCTCGCGATTGCGATTGTCGCTATACTGGGGCCGTCTCTGCAAAATGCCTTGCTCGCCATTGCCATTGTCAACATCCCAACCTATGGGAGACTTGTGCGGTCGAGGGTACTTAGCTTGAGGCAGGAGGAGTTTGTGACGTCGGCACGTACGCTTGGGGCAGGCAATGCGCGAATCCTGTTTCGGCATATCTTGCCGAATAGTCTTACGCCTCTGATTGTACAGGGCACGCTTGGCATTGGTACGGCGATTATTGAAGCGGCTGCGCTCGGATTCTTAGGAATGGGTGCACAGCCACCTGATCCAGAGTGGGGCAAAATGCTGTCGGATTCCCGCCAGTTCATCCAAAAAGCTCCTTGGACGCTTATTTTCCCGGGGCTTTCCATTATGCTTACCGTGCTTGGCTTTAATCTGCTCGGAGATGGGTTACGAGACACGCTTGATCCAAAAATGGCGAAAAAGTAG